The DNA region ACAGCAGATAGAAGCAGCTCAGTCTGGATGAGGCGCTGATGGGACCATGGTCCAAGGAGAGCAAAGGCACAAATGAAGGAAAGCAACAGAAAGTGCAGACAACAAAGAGGAAATGTCTTTAAACTGTGATGACAAGGAAAAGAAAACTTAATTTCTAGTTACAGCAGCGTGTGATTCATTTGTGAGTTGGTGCGAATGCTGAGGTCGGatcacatgttttcatttgtgctgACGTTCTACAGCGATAAGCCTGACGAAGCACGCGAGCGGCTGCTGAGCGTCCGTCTGAGCAGGAAAGTTTGGCTCCTGATGCTCTGTTGTTTGCTTCGCTTCTACGCTTTTGAGggaaaatatgtaaatatgtcacATCGTGTAAACCACAGGAAAGAGGCGCTGCAGCCTGAAGGTCCGGCTTCCTGAACCCGGCTCTGTGCATCAGTTGGGTCCGACCCGGCAGGAGCCGGTGGCGCTGACTGCATCACACAGTCCCAGTCCCAGTTATTCATGCATCCATGGTCACATCAATGCTTCAGTTTGAGTCAGAAACACCCACTAAATACACCAAACGTGTTCTGTTTGTACTGGTACGTGATGCTTTGGGACACTGGAACGTAATAACTGACACAGGAACAATGGGTTCTGGTTCCAATCACCAGAAATCACCAAGAGAGTCCAAGCCAGTTTCCTAGCTCTGTTTGAAGGAGGTGGCTTTGAGCTGCCTCGGTAAAAGCATGCTAAAAGGCCTGAGTCCTCCCCGGACACAGGCCGAGTCAGATCGTCCTCTGGGTCCATGGATGCGCCGTCCGTCTCATTTCCGGAACCTTAACATTAAAAATGCTGGTATTTTACACCGTCGCTCTCTGAGCTGCGTGTGGTCGACTGTCAGTAGATTATCTTCTCACAGGAAGCCTCAGTTTAATCACGGTCTCATTTAAAAGTCTGTGTACAGAGCTGGTAAAGTCAGCTGGTCAAACTGGTCTGGAAGCAGCTGAAGTAGGGAGGTATACTGTTAGTATGTTAGCACTGGCAGTTAGCACTGGTATACTGTTAGGTAGTACTGGTATACTGGTAGTATGTTAGTACTGGTAGTTACTACTGTTAGTACTGGTAATTGGCACTGGTATACTCTTAGGTAGTACTGGTATACTGGTAGTATGTTAGTACTGGTAGTTAGTACTGGTAGTACTAGTATGCTGGTAGTACTGTTAGTACTGGTAGTTAGCACTGGTAGCACTGGTCGTTAGCACCGGTGTACTGGCTGACAGTACTGGTAGTTAGTACTGGTAATACTAGTATGCTGGTAGTTAGTACTGGTAGTGCTAGTATATTGGTAGTTAGTAATGGTAGTTAGCACTGGTACACTGGTGGTACAGGTAGTTAGCATTGGTATACTGATAGGTGGTACTAGTAGTTAGTACTGGTATACTGGTAGGTAGTACTGGTAATACTAGTATACTGGTAGTTAGTACTGGTAGTACTGAAAGTTAGCATGGGTATACTGGTAGGTAGTACAGGTAGTTAGCACTGGTATACTGATAGTTAATACTGGTAGTACTGGTAGTTAGCATGGGTATACTGGTAGGTAGTGTTGGTAGTTAGCACTGGTATACTGGTAGTTAATACTGGTAATACTGGTAGTTAGTATGGGTATACGGCTAGGTAGTACTGGTAGGTAGTACTGGTAGTACTAGTATACTGGTAGTTACTACTGGTACAGTCATTTTCTTAATCATGTGACCTGTTCTTGTGCTGCAGGGATGGGCCTCCTCAATGCTACTCACCTCTCCTCCAACCAATCAGACTTCAGCAGCGTCTTCACCCACCAGGTGCTGCCTCCGCTCTACTTTGTGACGTGCATTGTGGGCGTGTCCCTGAATGGCGTCGCAGCCTGCATCTTTTTCAGGGTGCCCAGCGACTCGGGTCTGGTGGTCTACCTGAAGAACATGGTAGTGGCCGACCTCCTCATGGCCGCCACCTTCCCCTTCAGGTTGGCAGCTGCTCTGGGTCTGGGTGGCTGGCGCCTCCACGTGGTCATGTGTCGCTACACGGCCGTTCTCTTCTACTCCTCCATGTACGTCGGGATCCTCTTCATGGGCCTCATCAGCCTCGAGCGCTACGTCAAGATTGTTCGACACTGTTCCTCTgcaccctcctcctgcaggtccagAATGGGCCCAGTGTCACAactgcacctgctgcagagtGTTGGATCTGCCCGGGTTCTGGCGCTGCTCACCTGGggggtcctcctcctctcggtGCTGCCCAATGTTGTGCTGACTAGCCGCTTGGCCACTGAGGAGAATGCCCTGCACTGCATGAAGCTGAAGACGCCTCTGGGGGTGCAGTGGCACAGAGTGTCCACCTTCTTCAACGTGGCGCTGTTCTGGGTGACGCTGGTGGTCCTGTGCTTCTGCTACACCTCCATTGCCCGCCAGGTGTACCGGTCCTACCGCCGCGTTCGCCGCAACAACAACGATGCCTGCCGCAAGTCCAACcgcagcatcttcagcctgcTGGCAGTGTTCTTCATCTGCTTTGTGCCGTACCACGTCTGCCGCGTGCCCTACACACTGAGCCAGATGCCGTGGTCCGGCTTCAGCGGGGACACACGCTTCCTGCTGTTCCAGCTGAAAGAGGCCACGCTGTACTTGTCGGCGCTGAACATCTGCCTCGACCCCATCATCTACTTCCTGATGTGTCGAACCTTCAGAGAATCGCTGCTCAGGAAACTGTCAggaagagacaggaggaggtCCCTTACCACTGCCCAGAGCCTGAGCAACAtttaggagagaggagaggaggcaaggAAGGAGACACAAAGGAAAAGAGGATGCTTGATTGCTGCCCAGAGCCTGAGCAACAtttaggagagaggagaggaggcaaggAAGGAGACACAAAGGAAAAGAAGATGCTTGATCACTGCCCAGAGCCTGAGCAACATTTTAGAGAAGCTTTGACAAGAATAAGGGAaggaagtaaggaagagactcATCTTCTTTTCCTTTATAAAGAACGAGACAAAGGCCAGAACTAAATGTTTTAGGAAATGTAACCTTGTCGCTGAGCTTTAATTGAAGTTTAttagttgccatggaaacatgAATGTAAAGACTTTTGCAGATTGTTTCCAACCAAAAGTGAACCTGTTTCTGTGAACAGCTgtagcagttttattttttcacaaatTTAGAAATGTTCATGAATGTAAAACTGCACTTGAAAacagataaataataaatgaatgtcattagttttgttaaaaataaatttaaatgtggCTGCTTTGTTTGCAAAGCAAGAAGTGAAATTGAGGAAATGAAGCGGGATCACATGTGGGTCGTTCTGCACTAAAGTAAAGCTGGCAAAAATTATTATAGGACAGGAAATTAGAACGTGTCCTTtcaaaatactaaataaaataaagatggcgCCCCTGACACTTTACTGTTTAAAGCTGCAGGCCGAGCTTCACATTCAGCTCACGCACAAGGGTGTAGTAACAGCATGtggccaccagagggagacagtCACAACGCAAACAGAATCTGGATTTTCTGACCTGACACTTTTCTAACGTGTGTTATTGTTCAGAGCCATAATTGAAGCCATGTGGTTggaacagcagcacattttatACAGAGACATGACTTGTGGTGCTTtgactactactgctgctaagATTAGATCTCACAGCTACGTCGGATCGTAGCGTTTGCATATTATCGGCCAGTTGGATCTGTTTGAACACATCCTCGTTGTCTGAGTGTTGCCTCTTGTGCTTCTTTTAGAGCTTATGTGTTTGCATGAGCGCAGTTTTCCAGGAAAACAAATGACACCGCATCAGGTTTTCAGAATGCGTCTATATTTAGAGTCATATATATACGTGAAAGTGTAAATAAAGAAGTGATTGCATTGAAGGCACCGTGAGTACGATGTGAGGGGCTCGACTCGCGCCCCCTCTGAACGCTGATTGGTTTGTGTTACTGGTTTCCCTGAGGATGTGCGCGTCTGGAGGCAGCTGGACGgtttctgctgctccaggtttGTCAGTGGGCGTGAGGACATCCTCACATCCAGTGgctcatcatcagcagcatttGCTCCTGGGAGCTCCACAACCCACCCGTTTGACTTGCAAACGAGCAGCAGAGCGACAGAAAGTAGAAGCACAGTGttcctctctcactctgtcgCTCGCTTCCTGATGCCTTCGCTCTGCAGGAGGAAGTCGAGCTGTGTTTCAGACTCTGACGCCGACACGAACAGGTGAGCGCTGCAGGTGAGGTTTGTCAGTGTTGAGCTGTGATGCTGTGCTCAAACAGAGGCGTTTGCTCGGTGGAGTCTGGAGCAGGCTCAGTTCTGGCAGCAGGTGGACCTGGGCTCGCTTCActgcctgctgctgtgggtCAGTGGTGCCGGCGAGCGTGGAGCGTCACGCGTCTGCGATGGAAGGATCTGGGTCCCACAGCTTGTCAGGCTGTCGCACCCTTTAGAGATGAATGAACATGAAAGCAGCCGGTGGAACCCATAGGAAGTACTGTCTGCCTTTTGCATTGTTCTCATCCAGCTCAGGTGACGGGAACAG from Betta splendens chromosome 13, fBetSpl5.4, whole genome shotgun sequence includes:
- the LOC114868735 gene encoding P2Y purinoceptor 14; its protein translation is MGLLNATHLSSNQSDFSSVFTHQVLPPLYFVTCIVGVSLNGVAACIFFRVPSDSGLVVYLKNMVVADLLMAATFPFRLAAALGLGGWRLHVVMCRYTAVLFYSSMYVGILFMGLISLERYVKIVRHCSSAPSSCRSRMGPVSQLHLLQSVGSARVLALLTWGVLLLSVLPNVVLTSRLATEENALHCMKLKTPLGVQWHRVSTFFNVALFWVTLVVLCFCYTSIARQVYRSYRRVRRNNNDACRKSNRSIFSLLAVFFICFVPYHVCRVPYTLSQMPWSGFSGDTRFLLFQLKEATLYLSALNICLDPIIYFLMCRTFRESLLRKLSGRDRRRSLTTAQSLSNI